In Pelosinus sp. UFO1, one genomic interval encodes:
- a CDS encoding metal-dependent transcriptional regulator: MLSPSLEDYLEELYRLSLTSEIVRVTDISQKLGVSLPSVSKALGKLKADQYIHYQPYGVISLTEAGKKMGSFLVERNRLLQEFLTLICADCDSDAEAEAMEHYLSQGTIHSIQLVVKFMKNHPEYYQLFLEYVAKNQAVE, translated from the coding sequence ATGCTATCACCCAGTTTGGAAGATTATTTAGAAGAATTGTATCGGTTGTCTCTAACGAGTGAGATTGTTCGTGTGACTGATATAAGCCAAAAATTAGGGGTATCTTTGCCTTCTGTTAGTAAAGCCTTAGGGAAGTTAAAAGCAGATCAATATATTCATTATCAACCATATGGTGTAATTAGTTTGACAGAAGCTGGTAAAAAAATGGGAAGTTTTTTGGTTGAGCGGAATAGACTATTACAAGAATTTTTGACGCTGATTTGTGCTGATTGTGATAGTGATGCTGAGGCAGAAGCTATGGAGCATTATCTATCCCAAGGTACGATTCATTCCATCCAATTAGTAGTGAAGTTTATGAAAAATCATCCCGAATATTATCAGCTATTTTTAGAATATGTGGCTAAAAACCAAGCTGTAGAATAA
- a CDS encoding sirohydrochlorin cobaltochelatase: MLKKAILVVSFGTTYQDGMKSSIESIENKIKSTFPQYEVRRAFTSRIVIKRLAKRDGLEIDTEKEALQKLQEEGYQEVYIQPLHVVVGEEYDKVKRMVAHYAHAEIFEKIALGRALLYYTGQEGKPDDYLEVIDAIRTQLPKVKEQEAVVFMGHGGVHPGNTAYSTLQMKLEDANLEHVYVYTVEGFPSLERVIKKLKQKDIKKVTLMPFMLVSGDHVANDMASDEEDSAKSQLLQAGFEVAIYLHGLGENSGIQDLYVQHLKDILN, translated from the coding sequence ATGTTAAAAAAAGCTATTTTAGTAGTTAGTTTTGGTACAACCTATCAGGATGGAATGAAGTCAAGTATTGAAAGCATAGAAAATAAAATAAAATCTACTTTTCCTCAGTATGAAGTGCGAAGGGCCTTTACCTCCCGCATTGTTATCAAAAGATTAGCAAAGAGGGATGGCCTTGAAATTGATACGGAAAAAGAAGCATTGCAAAAGCTGCAGGAAGAAGGATACCAAGAAGTATATATTCAACCCTTGCATGTGGTAGTAGGAGAAGAATATGATAAGGTTAAAAGAATGGTTGCTCATTATGCCCACGCTGAAATATTCGAAAAGATTGCCCTTGGTCGCGCTCTTTTGTATTATACGGGACAAGAAGGCAAACCAGATGATTATCTAGAGGTAATAGACGCGATAAGAACACAGCTTCCAAAGGTAAAAGAACAAGAAGCCGTTGTTTTTATGGGGCATGGTGGAGTACACCCTGGTAATACTGCTTATTCTACTTTGCAAATGAAACTGGAAGATGCCAATCTAGAACATGTGTATGTTTATACGGTGGAAGGTTTTCCCTCATTGGAGAGGGTTATAAAAAAATTAAAACAAAAGGATATCAAAAAAGTAACTTTGATGCCATTTATGCTTGTATCTGGCGATCACGTTGCAAATGATATGGCTAGTGATGAGGAAGATTCGGCGAAATCCCAGTTACTACAGGCTGGATTTGAAGTTGCTATTTATCTTCATGGTTTAGGAGAAAATTCAGGGATTCAGGATCTTTATGTTCAGCATTTAAAAGATATACTGAATTAA
- a CDS encoding Nramp family divalent metal transporter has translation MKEDQFITSLPINLPLIPGEEIKTKAKGLLKYLGPAFIVSVAYMDPGNFGTNISGGSQFGYNLLWVILWSNLMAIFVQILSAKVGIATGVSLPVHCGNVFSRGVNWFLWTIATLAAMATDLAEFLGGVLGFYLLFNIPLVWSAILTGFITYFICHMQKYGQQIVERIITTMVAVISISYIWEMFMSSPEWGQVAYHVAVPMLTSDSLLVAVGMLGATVMPHVIYLHSHLVQNRRTNDESDCVHHLKMAKIDVFVAMNMAFIVNAAMVIVSAAIFKGNGLTVDSIEAAYMTLQPLMGNMAAGAFGLALLASGLSSSTVGTMAGEVILNGFVGFDIPISIRRLITMLPGMAIILAGINPMSALVTSQVVLSFALPGAIIPLLLISNKKEIMGRFKNGTMTNILGWIIICMILTLNAVLLYLIFSGQA, from the coding sequence TTGAAGGAAGATCAATTTATCACCAGCCTACCGATTAATTTGCCGTTAATACCTGGGGAAGAAATTAAAACCAAGGCCAAAGGGCTATTAAAATACCTCGGACCTGCTTTTATTGTCAGCGTAGCGTATATGGATCCTGGAAATTTCGGTACTAACATTAGTGGTGGTTCCCAATTTGGTTATAACTTACTATGGGTCATTCTTTGGAGTAATTTGATGGCTATCTTTGTCCAAATTCTCTCTGCAAAAGTTGGCATTGCTACTGGAGTTAGTTTACCAGTACACTGCGGCAATGTCTTTTCACGAGGCGTGAATTGGTTCTTATGGACTATAGCAACCCTGGCGGCTATGGCTACCGATCTTGCAGAGTTTTTGGGAGGCGTCCTTGGTTTTTACTTACTATTTAATATCCCCTTAGTTTGGTCAGCAATACTTACAGGATTTATCACTTACTTCATCTGCCACATGCAAAAATATGGGCAGCAAATTGTGGAACGAATCATTACGACAATGGTAGCCGTTATAAGCATATCTTATATATGGGAAATGTTCATGTCTAGTCCAGAATGGGGGCAAGTTGCTTATCATGTGGCTGTTCCTATGCTCACCTCTGACAGCTTACTGGTAGCTGTCGGCATGCTAGGAGCTACGGTTATGCCTCACGTTATTTATCTACACTCTCATTTGGTGCAAAATCGTCGTACAAATGACGAAAGCGACTGTGTTCATCACTTAAAGATGGCCAAAATAGATGTATTTGTTGCTATGAATATGGCCTTTATTGTGAATGCCGCTATGGTTATTGTATCAGCAGCTATATTTAAAGGCAATGGTCTTACTGTTGACAGTATTGAAGCAGCTTATATGACCTTGCAGCCTCTCATGGGCAATATGGCAGCTGGAGCCTTTGGCCTCGCTCTCTTAGCCTCGGGATTATCTTCTTCTACCGTTGGCACTATGGCTGGAGAAGTTATCTTAAATGGCTTCGTGGGCTTTGATATCCCGATTAGCATCAGGCGTCTCATTACCATGTTACCTGGTATGGCTATTATCTTAGCAGGCATCAATCCGATGAGTGCCCTTGTAACAAGCCAAGTAGTATTAAGTTTTGCCTTACCGGGTGCTATTATTCCCCTTTTGCTGATTAGTAACAAAAAAGAAATCATGGGACGTTTTAAGAATGGTACCATGACTAACATATTGGGTTGGATTATCATTTGCATGATACTTACCTTGAATGCGGTCTTACTGTACCTAATCTTTTCAGGGCAAGCATAG